A single region of the Halobacterium wangiae genome encodes:
- a CDS encoding Hsp20/alpha crystallin family protein, whose amino-acid sequence MRRDDRDDPFDDIFREIERMMDEMIGGAQGLRGDQSGFSTGTHVDVHESDDTIRVIADLPGVEKDDISIQCDGKQVTISAHTDSREYDERVSLPGRVDARSGDATYNNGVLEIAFERTSDSTNIDVQ is encoded by the coding sequence ATGAGACGGGACGACCGGGACGACCCCTTCGACGACATTTTTCGGGAGATAGAGCGGATGATGGACGAGATGATCGGCGGTGCACAGGGACTCCGTGGCGACCAGTCCGGCTTCTCCACTGGCACGCACGTCGACGTCCACGAGAGCGACGACACCATCCGGGTCATCGCCGACCTCCCGGGCGTCGAGAAGGACGACATCTCCATCCAGTGCGACGGCAAACAGGTCACCATCAGCGCCCACACGGACTCCCGGGAGTACGACGAACGCGTCAGCCTCCCCGGCCGCGTCGACGCGCGCTCGGGTGACGCCACTTACAACAACGGCGTCCTCGAGATCGCCTTCGAGCGCACCAGCGACTCGACGAACATCGACGTCCAGTAA